A single genomic interval of Bradyrhizobium japonicum USDA 6 harbors:
- a CDS encoding 50S ribosomal protein L23 — protein sequence MTKNIEPRHYDVILSPVVTEKATIASEHNKVLFKVAAKATKPQIKEAIEKLFDVKVKSVNTLVRKGKTKVFRGNLGSQSNSKRAIVTLEEGHRIDVTTGL from the coding sequence ATGACGAAGAACATCGAGCCTCGCCACTACGACGTGATCTTGTCGCCGGTCGTGACCGAAAAGGCGACGATCGCCTCGGAGCACAACAAGGTCCTGTTCAAGGTGGCCGCGAAGGCGACCAAGCCGCAGATCAAGGAAGCGATCGAGAAGCTGTTCGACGTCAAGGTCAAGAGCGTCAACACGCTGGTCCGCAAGGGCAAGACCAAGGTCTTCCGCGGCAATCTCGGCTCGCAGTCGAACAGCAAGCGCGCGATCGTGACCCTCGAAGAGGGCCACCGGATCGACGTGACCACCGGTCTGTAA
- the rplB gene encoding 50S ribosomal protein L2 has product MALKKFNPTTPGQRQLVMVDRSALYKGKPVKALTEGKHSSGGRNNTGRITVRFRGGGHKQTLRIVDFKRDKVDAPATVERLEYDPNRTAFIALVKYEDGTQAYILAPQRLAVGDSVVAGNYVDVKPGNVMPLGNMPVGTIIHNIEVKIGKGGQLARSAGTYAQLVGRDHDYVIIRLNSGEQRLVHGRCRGTIGAVSNPDHMNTSIGKAGRSRWLGRKPHNRGVSMNPIDHPHGGGEGRTSGGRHPVTPWGKPTKGKKTRSNKSTNKFILLSRHKRKK; this is encoded by the coding sequence ATGGCACTGAAAAAATTCAATCCCACGACGCCGGGCCAGCGCCAGCTGGTGATGGTCGATCGTTCGGCCCTCTACAAGGGCAAGCCGGTCAAGGCGCTCACCGAAGGCAAGCACTCCTCGGGCGGTCGCAACAACACCGGTCGCATCACCGTGCGCTTCCGCGGCGGCGGTCACAAGCAGACGCTGCGCATCGTCGACTTCAAGCGCGACAAGGTCGATGCGCCCGCGACGGTCGAGCGGCTGGAATACGATCCGAACCGCACCGCGTTCATCGCGCTGGTCAAGTACGAAGACGGTACCCAGGCCTATATCCTGGCGCCGCAGCGCCTTGCCGTCGGTGATTCCGTCGTTGCCGGCAACTATGTCGACGTGAAGCCGGGCAACGTCATGCCGCTCGGCAACATGCCGGTCGGCACGATCATCCACAACATCGAGGTCAAGATCGGGAAGGGCGGCCAGCTCGCTCGTTCCGCCGGCACCTACGCCCAGCTCGTCGGCCGCGACCACGACTACGTGATCATCCGCCTGAACTCGGGTGAGCAGCGCCTGGTGCACGGTCGTTGCCGCGGCACGATCGGCGCGGTGTCGAACCCGGATCACATGAACACCTCGATCGGCAAGGCCGGCCGTAGCCGTTGGCTGGGCCGCAAGCCGCATAACCGCGGTGTTTCGATGAACCCGATCGACCATCCGCACGGCGGTGGTGAAGGTCGTACCTCGGGCGGTCGCCACCCGGTCACCCCGTGGGGCAAGCCGACCAAGGGCAAGAAGACCCGCAGCAACAAGTCGACCAACAAATTCATTCTCCTAAGCCGCCACAAGCGGAAGAAGTAA
- the rpsS gene encoding 30S ribosomal protein S19 — MVRSVWKGPFVEGSLLKKADAARASGRHDVIKIWSRRSTILPQFVGLTFGVYNGQKHVPVAVNEEMVGHKFGEFSPTRTFHGHSGDKKAKKA, encoded by the coding sequence ATGGTTCGTTCAGTCTGGAAAGGCCCGTTCGTCGAGGGTTCTCTGCTCAAGAAGGCAGATGCGGCCCGCGCGTCTGGCCGTCACGACGTCATCAAGATCTGGAGCCGCCGCTCGACGATCCTGCCGCAGTTCGTCGGCCTGACCTTCGGCGTCTACAACGGTCAGAAGCACGTACCGGTTGCCGTCAACGAGGAAATGGTTGGTCACAAGTTCGGCGAGTTCTCGCCGACCCGGACCTTCCATGGCCACTCCGGCGACAAGAAAGCCAAGAAGGCTTGA
- the rplV gene encoding 50S ribosomal protein L22, which translates to MSKPKRERSLAENEAKAVARMLRVSPQKLNLVAQLIRGRKAAAALADLQFSRKRIAVDVKKCLESAIANAENNHDLDVDDLVVAQAFVGNGLVMKRFAARGRGRSGRVYKPFSQLTIIVRQVEAEAAA; encoded by the coding sequence ATGAGCAAACCTAAGCGCGAACGGAGCCTCGCCGAGAATGAGGCCAAGGCGGTCGCCCGGATGCTGCGGGTGAGCCCGCAGAAGCTCAACCTGGTCGCCCAGCTCATTCGCGGCCGGAAGGCAGCTGCTGCGCTCGCCGATCTGCAGTTCTCGCGCAAGCGGATCGCCGTTGACGTGAAGAAGTGCCTGGAATCGGCTATCGCCAATGCCGAGAACAATCACGACCTCGACGTCGACGATCTCGTCGTGGCGCAGGCCTTCGTCGGCAACGGCCTCGTGATGAAGCGCTTTGCCGCCCGCGGCCGTGGCCGTTCGGGTCGCGTCTACAAACCATTTTCGCAGCTGACGATCATCGTTCGTCAGGTCGAAGCCGAAGCAGCGGCCTAA